The Coregonus clupeaformis isolate EN_2021a chromosome 27, ASM2061545v1, whole genome shotgun sequence genomic sequence CTGTTGTAGTTcagccagccagctctagtcctCACCAGCAGTACACTGTTGTAGTTcagccagccagctctagtcctCACCAGCAGTACACTGTTGTAGTTcagccagccagctctagtcctCACCAGCAGTACACTGCTGTAGTTcagccagccagctctagtcctCACCAGCAGTACACTGTTGTAGTTCAGCCAGCTCTAGTCCTCACCAGCAGTACACTGTTGTAGTTcagccagccagctctagtcctCACCAGCAGTACACTGTTGTAGTTcagccagccagctctagtcctCACCAGCAGTACACTGTTGTAGTTcagccagccagctctagtcctCACCAGCAGTACACTGTTGTAGTTCAGCCAGctctactgttactgctactggtgGTTGACTGACAGGCTCGgagctggctgtgtgtgtgttactgtgagcgtgtgtgttactgtgagagtgtgtgttactgtgagcgtgtgtgttactgtgagcgtgtgtgttactgtgagagtgtgtgttactgtgagagtgtgtgttactGTGAGAGTGGGTGTGTATTACTGTATGGGTGGGTGGTGGTTGACTGACAGGCTCGGAGCTGGCTTTCTCTCTGACGTCACAGACAGATAAGGCAGTATTTAGGAGGGTGGGAATGGAATGGAGAGAatggacactgtgtgtgtgtgtgtgtgtgtgtgtgtgtgtgtgtgtgtgtgtgtgtgtgtgtgtgtgtgtgtgtgtgtaacctcacCTGTACCCGTAGCTCAGTGAGTTGTGAGAGGAGGTCCTGAAAGGCGTGTCTGTCTGCTGCAGGCAGTTCTGAGGACAGCACAACCCCTACGTAGGACCCGGGCATCCCCGCCATGGTGTCAGGAAACATAAAGATCCCAGAGGTAGACAGCAGCACTGGGGTGTCTGGCATCAGTGGGTACAGCCAATCACACACCTGCAACACACACGCGTTAGGAAGGAACACTGGGGTTACTAGGATTACAGTGTGTATGCCAGAGGTATTCAGGGTTACAACACCGTGGCTACCAACACAACAACATGTACGGCATACAGTGTGTAGACTATATCATTGGTTGGCAGTTGGCATCGTTAGGGCTGGGAgactgctgtttgttcattcaGACCCTAGCCAGGGTTACAACACCGCAGCCACAAAACACAACAGAACAGCACAGTCATCTGTTAACAGGCCCTATTGTACTGCTGGGCACTGAGCTACCCAGAACAcaacagggttagagttagacacAGCAGGGCAGGGCAGTCAACACACATGGCTGGGTTTAgcacgttcgactaggccatgtcccaaaatggcaccctattccctatatagtgcactacttttaaaccagagccttatacaaaagtagtgcactatatatagggcagggtttcccaacgtcggtcctggggccccacctgggtgcacgttttggtttctgccctagcactacacagctgattcaaataatcaactcatcattaagctttgattatttgaatcagctgtgtaatgctagggataaaaaaattaaaaaaaaacacaatgTGCACCCAGGAGGGGCCCCAGGACTGAGCTTGGGAAACCCTGCTAtagaggatagggtgccatttgggacgaagcctaGATCTCAAATCCCTTGACATTGTACATTACAGCAACCTGTGAGAAGTCCATCTGGGAATCAAACTCCAAACGTCTGTCTGCCGAAGGCCAGTCTTGCCCCAACTCAGTCCCCCACCAGATCAATACACACTTACAAAAAACTTCAGGATCATCTTTGATAGACAGACTAAAAACATTGCTGACACAGCAGTAAACTTTGGCTCTGGAATGAGTCTGTACCTTTCCAATCATGTGCTGTTATTGAGCAAATGACCTATTGCATGTTCCAGCCAGTCAAAAAGGCACAGTAATCAATGTAGTGTTTTGACACAACTCTCTCTGAAGCCTATTTCTTTGTCTCTTCAGACTCCAATCACCAGTTACATTAACAGAGCCATCCATTCCCTTCTAAATTCAATGTTGTCGTTTACCCACGTAGAACTTTGTGTGGATGTTCTAGGTGTAATTGGTTCCACGAGGGGAACATCACCATCATCAGGACTAGAAATACTTCTCATTCAGCAGAACCTCCCAcaatcctcctctcatcctctcctctgcctAATGGAGTTCATGCATTGTGACCTCACCACTGGGAGAGAATTCTAGAACTCCATTCAGGTCTGGGAATTGTTCTTGGTCATAGCAACACCAAACAGAAATAATACGTGCGGCATGTAGCCTAGCGTTTgcagtgttgggccagtaaccgaaaggttcgaATACCGagtcgacaaggtgaaaaatctgttgacgtgcccctgagcaaggcccttaatTTGCTCCTGATGTGCTGTACTGCTATGGCTTGTAAAACTGCACGTTGTACGTGACAatccaacttttttttttttatggtagaccatcccacctctgtctgtctgtgtacggAATGCTTGAGCACTGTGTTGACACAGTATCAGTCTATGGGATCTGCTATCCGTCTCACTAACCCTGAACCAAGAGATATGGTTACACTCCGGTCAGTCTCACTCATCTGGAATAAGATATTGTCTATGATGTTGCGGGGAATCAACTTCATCTGTAAACAACAGATCTTATCTGGGgcatgttcagtagggcacaacgTAGCAAAACTTTTTGAAACGCACAAATATGAGGTTTCAGACCATTGGGtcccctaatgaacacaaccctgtacAAGACAGAACGCAGACAACCCCGCCCAGCCTAAAACAGTTAGATGAAACTACCTCAGTTGCCACAATCACAGTCACCCTCAACCCTTTCTCTACTGCTCTTTTACAAACAGGAGTTTCTTTTAAATTCATTTATGCAGTTACTCTCCATGCACCTGGTAATACGATAGGTGTGTGAGACAATATGCTATTTTCTATTGCTCTTTTAAAAACACACACAAGCCAACACCCAttttcactctcactctctctctctctctctctcttcaacacacTCCAGTTGTTTCCTTACGTGTAGGAAGGCTGACGCTCCTCCATTGGCCATGTCTTTGAGCTGGCTGCTGAACCTGATGATGCGTAGGTAACCCGGGTACGACGGGGTGCCCACCTGGCCGTCCGACGACACGAAAAACATCTGCACCCCCCGAGGGAGGAACAGAAGCTCCTCTCCGTCCCCCCCTACCTCTCCCCTGGGCTGTGGAGCTCCCCCCAGGCCCAGACCCCCTCCTCCGGCTGGGCCATAAGCCAGGCTGTGGTGCCCGTCGGTGGGTTTGGGGGTGTAGGCCGGGGGCTGCTCTCCTGGGAGCCCCAGGGGCAGGGCAGGGATGACGGGCAGAGAGGTGGCCATGGTGGTGCCTGTAGTCCCGGCAGGGAGGCTGTCTGTTGGGGTAGCCTTGGGTGGCAATGTGgggtagaggtggaggagggggttgGAGGAACCAGGCTGCGGCACAGGTGGCACCAATGGCCCCAGGGTGGGGTAGAGGCACTGGGAAGAAAGATCCACTAGATCCACCAATGCTGGGCCTCCCTGGCCCGCCGTCATCACCCCAGCTGTCTCCATGTTAGCTACTCGGGTGCTGATGTTAGTCAGAGTCTCCCTCATCTTCTGCTGCAGCTGCCTGGCCGTATCCCAAGGGGCCCCCTGGTTCCGTGGCCCCCTGGTAGGGACCTCCAGGCCCAGGGTTAGGTGCTGCCGGCCCCTCCTGTACAGCTCCAGGGCCTGGGGCCCCTGCCCTGCCTGGTCGGCCGCCAGGCCCCTGGTCAGACAATCCAACGCACGGTCATAGTGGTCCCTTATCAGCAGCAACTCTGCTGGCTCTGCCAATGACATGTCTTACTGCGGGCTGGAGAtctagacagaggagaggaggatgaggaagaggaagaggggaaaggagagggaggagaaaaggatgagagagggatgagaggagagacagggtaaTGTGAGAAAAGAGGAGAAGAAAAGAAGAGTGGGTGAGATGAGGGCGAAGGAGGGGAGAATGGAGAggtgaggggaagagaggagaggaaggaaatcagTAAGTAGGCCTATTGTCTCCATTACTATTTTGTACCTCTGTGaaaccagcctggtctcatagactagacgtaacatagtaaaagtaaatccggGAAAACTCAAATTAGCATTATATGTtaagtttggtatggttacataagacagatggttacttaagccaaaaacgaaagtagggtggttggtcagggtagATGGGTAGGCATATAacgcgaacatctagcaacccaaaggttgcgagttcgaatgtcattacggacaactttagcaacttttcaacaacttactagctactttgcaactacttagcatgttagctaaccctagccctaaccttaaccattttagtgaacccttccctaaccctttaacctaactcctaaacttaaccctaacccctaacccctagccttgctaacattagccagctagctaacattagccacctagctagaatttgtaacataaCATACATTTAgcgaattcgtaacatattgtacgtttcgGAACATATAACACTAATTGtgattcataacatatcatacaaaatgggtggtgcacatccacaaattaatacctaCTGTACCATATCAaacaacatatcatactaaatggagtggctCTGGTTTTACTTACAAAATAATAGGAAATCCTCTGAAACCATGTTGGTGAAACCGGTTGTCAAATACTCCCAAAGAGAATGACTGTAGGTACTATTAAAACCACACAATATTCCAATCTCTAATTTgatattaaaataaaaacattacaacACATGCAACACTTTATTAGGTATTATCACTAGACATTACAGTTGAACATAGTTTAGGAAGTAATCATGACAGATTTTTCCTCCAAAGTGTTTGTCTGGCTGGTTCTACCTGTATGACAACATTCAGGTGTTTTTAAAGCGTGATGTTTCTTTCAACAATAATGAAAACTCTTGAATAGTAATGTAGCCTAGTTCTTGTCATTTTGACAAAAACTGCAGTTTTCTTACGGTCAAATAACGACTGAGTAGGCTACTGTTGTCTACATAACTACTCAACTTTAAGGAGAGTCGCGCACAAACCGAACcccaaataaacctacctttagCGGCAAACCCGTGATTTCAAAATACTCCAGAAATGGAAAGAAAATGACAATGTTAGTTATTAAGAAGTAACATTATAGCCATTTATCAAAAATACGTTTTTCTTTCTCGGATCAACGTGCGCTTATCCCGCTGCGTCTCGCTGTCCCCAAACAGTCGAACATCTGACATTCACGAAACTCTCCACAGAAACGCTGAAAGGTTGagggggtcgtcactagttaccacagccacaaagtcataaaccccgcccatttctacaatttagcttcttaaaatctgatttttaaacttaaccctaaccttaaccacacggCTGACCTTATGTCTAACACCAGTGCTTGACTTGAGATGAAAAAGGTGTAGGAGTCGGTCCACTAGACTATGTTCACACACAAATTCCCAAATGACATTATGCTATAGAGACCACTGACTATTCACTGTTAAGGGTTCATAAACATTTTGGCAGATGGAATTTCATGACTCCTCCATGACCGATAATTGGTGGCGTCTCTACAGCCGACATTAAAAAGTCAAGCATAAATGTGGTATTGATAGAAAGCTGCTGGTCTCGGATCCCATACAGACCTACGCTATCCTGCCATTGTGCcattgaacaaggcacttaaccccccacaaaaGTAAAATAACTGCACTGTTAGGCTACTGTATAAAACACATGTGGTCAaaccctccatctggagagctactgggcgGGCAGGCTTTTGATCCAGCCCTGGAACACACCTGAGTCGGCTTAGcaaggtcctgttgagcagctGATGTTTAGTCTACAGGGTGGTGTGTTAGAGCGAGGCTGATGTTTAGTCTACAGGGTGGTGTGTTAGACCGGGGCTGATGTTTAGTCTACAGGGTGGTGTGTTAGAGCGAGGCTGATGTTTAGTCTACAGTGTGGTGTGTTAGAGCGAGGCTGATGTTTAGTCTACAGGGTGGTGTGTTAGACCGGGGCTGATGTTTAGTCTACAGGGTGGTGTGTTAGAGCGAGGCTGATGTTTAGTCTACAGTGTGGTGTGTTAGACCAGGGCTGATGTTTAGTCTACAGTGTGGTGTGTTAGACCAGGGCTGATGTTTAGTCTATAGTGTGGTGTGTTAGACCAGGGCTGATGTTTAGTCTACAGTGTGGTGTGTTAGACCAGGGCTGATGTTTAGTCTACAGTGTGGTGTGTTAGACCAGTGCTGATGTTTAGTCTACAGGGTGGTGTGTTAGACCAGGGCTGATGTTTAGTCTACAGTGTGGTGTGTTAGAGCGAGGCTGATGTTTAGTCTACAGGGTGGTGTGTTAGACCAGGGCTGATGTTTAGTCTACAGGGTGGTGTGTTAGACCGGGGCTGATGTTTAGTCTACAGTGTGGTGTGTTAGACCGGGGCTGATGTTTAGTCTACAGTGTGGTGTGTTAGACCGGGGCTGATGTTTAGTCTACAGTGTGGTGTGTTAGAGCGAGGCTGATGTTTAGTCTACAGGGTGGTGTGTTAGACCAGGGCTGATGTTTAGTCTACAGTGTGGTGTGTTAGAGTGGGGCTGATGTTTAGTCTACAGGGTGGTGTGTTAGACCAGGGCTGATGTTTAGTCTACAGGGTGGTGTGTTAGAGCGAGGCTGATGTTTAGTCTACAGTGTGGTGTGTTAGAGCGAGGCTGATGTTTAGTCTATAGTGTGGTGTGTTAGACCAGGGCTGATGTTTAGTCTACAGTGTGCTGTGTTAGAGCGGGGctggaataaaagcctgcactcccagtagctctcctggaggatggttggccaCTCCTGATATAAAAGGTTCCAACATTAAATCAAATACTTTTCTGTCTTTATACAATTATTCCCTCATTCAATGAATCAGGGATAAATTGGACGAGGTAGGCTACTTCAAAGCAAGGTAGCTAACTAAGACATGTTATCTATAACCTGATAAGGCTCAAATATTCATGTTTCAGGGGAGATCTATGCACAGCATGGAAGTTCTTTGTCAATTAGGCTATtcttagattttttttatttttattattgtcGGAATTACATAGCCTACTGTTTAATAGAAAGGTGCCAACGAGTCAATGACATTAATGCTTAGGCCTACAGCTAAATATActgaatataaatgcaacatgcaacaatttaaacgattttactgagttacagttcttataaggaaatcagtcaattgaaataaataaatttggccctgatctatggatttcacatgactgggcaggggcacaggcATGGGTGGGCAtgggaaggcataggcccacccacttgggagccagggccacccactggggagccaggcccagccaatcagaatgggttTTTGCCCACAAAAGGGCACTATTACGGACAGAAATACTCctgagtttcatcagctgtccgggtggctggtctcagattatcctgcaggtgaagaagccggatttggaggtcctgggctggcatggttgcACATGGTCTGCAATTGTGAGGCCAGTTGGTCatacagccaaattctctaaaacgacgttggaggcggcttatggtagagaaattaacattacattatttgccaacagctctggtggacattactgcagtcagcatgccaattacacgctccctcaaaacttgagacatctgtggcattgtattgtgtgacaaaactgcacattttagagtggccttttattgttcccagcacaaggtgcacctgtgtaatgatcatgctgtttaatcagcttcttgatatgccacgccagtcaggtggatggattatcttggcaaaagagaaatgctcactaacagggatgtaaacaaatgtgtgcacaaaattggagagaaataagctttttgtgcctatagaacatttctgggatcttttatttcagctcatgaaacatgggaccaacactttacatgttgcgtttatatttttgttcagtatagttaactAGCGAGATAAGTAGCCATACTACAAGCTATGTTTTGAATTGGCTATATAGTTAGTCTATCATTAaatataggctacctgctgcTAAAATATCTGTCTCTTCTCGGGCAAAGGCCCACTGGCACTGCACACATGCAGATGatgcacacagagtgattctgaTCATGGTTGATATGTAGATTTTTTAAAAGTGATTGATACTATATTTAAAAAGGCAAACACAATATTAAAATTCCATGACTTTTCCATGATTTTCTGACCGTAAAATCCCTCATTTGACAATTTGGAACAGCGCATCCTGCGCATTCAGGCTGGCGCAATCTCAATCTGCTCATTCTCAaactgtctactgtctacagtCTACTGGGTCGCATACACAGGATTTACAGACTAGCAGCAAATAAACTTGAACAAAGCAGAACTAGGATAAGAATGCCCATTGCTATTCACTGCAGATCCAGTCTTCATTCCGCTTTgatcaacatttttttttttttacgctgTGTGTTAATCCGGGCCGGTGATAGGCCACTTTGTTTTATAGAGGAGCTGGTATTATGATACTGGTGGTTTGTCGACGCTCATTATTTGTACCGCGACGCGCTCAGAGAAAGAACAACAAAAGCGCTGTCATCAGGAAACAGGAGGCGTGGGTATATTTCTGTTTCCCCCTGTTAAGGTGGCTTAGTATTTGTCAGACTGTAATGAAAAGCAAAGACTAATTACATTTGCGTGTCTGCATATCGCCCACCTCACTTGTTTTATTTGATacattacattttatattttagtcatttagcagacgctcttatacagagcgacttacaggagcaattagggttaagtgccttgctcaaggggacatcgacagatttttcacctagtcggctcggggattagaaccagcgacatttcggttactggcacaacgctcttaaccactaagctacctgccgccccaccgACACCGAAATCATATTAACGTTTGGAAGTAAACCTCTAACCATAGTTGAACATATCATTGGCATCAGTCAAAATGTACTTGGTGTACCCTACTTTGTCATCAGGCCTACGTAGGTCTAGTTTCAAGTACAGTAAAATGCCTTTATTGccagctctaaccctaacaatgcagtaatcagtaacaatgtaatactacaaATAGCAAGGTTGAAAAAAACCCACACGAGATacacaaataagaaataagaagaacacgataaagtatgtaagcatactatatacagggtcagttccaacaccatgtttacaatgtgcagggatactggagtgatagaggtagatacctataggggtaaggtgactaggcatcaggagatatgataaacagagtagcagcagcgtataggacgattgtatgtgagtgggtgtgtgtagaggtcagtataaatgtatgtgtatattaggtgtgtgtgtgagcaaattatggagtgagtgtttgtatgtgtgttggtTTATCAGTGTGAGTTGTGTGTATGGCTCTCTGAGTGTGCATAGAATCAGTGCAAAAAATAAGAATGAAACACAAAGGCCAACTCAGATAGTCCTtatagccattttgttagctatttaactAAATAGCTAAGGTATAGTGTGCTCGATTTTTCAGTCTTCATATTTTcagatctattttcttataatggATCTTTTAGACCACAGCCTTGTCATGGGcggattggccatctggcaattTTGGCAAATGCCAGAAggaccatctttcaggaaagggAAGGGGGGAATCAGGGGAACATTTAGACACTAGGCTACTTGCAATACGGCCTAACAAGTCATTAGATTGGCTTTTATAACACATAGGTACGGCAATAACCATCTACTGGACATTTATACAGTGCTTTTTATTGAACACAAGCCATCATGTATTACAATAAAGGTCAAATGAATCACAGTTTCTTCATCCCAGCGATTTGGTTTAACGAGCGGTTTTAACGAGTGACTCTAGTGTCAGATTACACCACATAGCCACCGCTACTGAAGACTTATTTAATTCGCTGAAAGGCCTCTCACTTCTTGGCAGAAAGATACGCATACGCGCGCGCGgcactcaaaacatttataaagtataaacAGCACTCACTTTAGGGACTGCAAAAAATTACtttactaatgattagtaaatggtttattaatGTGTCAAACGAAGCACAACGGCGGAACTCTATCAACATCCACATAAACTAGTCCCGGCATTGTTCTATGACAAACACAGAAGGTTGTGTATTGAATTCAATAGAAGAAAACAGAGTCGAGAGGGAGAGACTGCTAGTTACTTATTGTAGCCATTGGCTGTACTATACAgccaaatctctctctctgttttcttctattTAATTATATGTAGCCTAATATTTTAATAATTGGGCAGGGGAGAAACACATGACATGTACTAATGAAATATGCAGTTAGGCTGTTATAAGGTATTATATAAGCCAAtggggtaacactttattttaaggttccgtaataaaccatttataaggcatttatacattgtgtgtgtaacagtgttgcttccgtccctctccttgcccctacctgggctcgaaccagggaccctctgcacacattgacaacggtcaccctcgaagcaccgttacccgtcgctccacaaaagccttGCAGAGCAAAGGGAAACAACGACTTCAAGGTCTcggagcgagtgacgtcacccgattgaaacgctactagtgcgcaccgctaactagctagccatttcacaccggttacatgtGTTCACCATATATCAATCATTACTCcttaataaaccatttactaatcattagtgAAGTATTTTTTTGCAGTTCCTAATCTAAAGTGAGtatactttataaatactttatgttttgagtgaccaatgtaatttctcacaaaaagatgggcacgtcattggtagacattcctgcagtaccTGGTAAAAGAACAAGCACACAACACGTTTAaggaaatatacatttacatttttagtcatttagcagacgctcttatccagagcgacttacagttagtgagtacatacatatttgtatttattttttatactggccccccgcaggaatcgaacccacaaccctggcgttgcaaacacagATGCCataatccctgccggccattccctcccctaccctggacgacgctgggccaattgcgcgccgccccatgggtctcccggtcacggccggctacgacagagcctggattcgaaccaggatctctagtggcacagctagcactgcgatgcagtgccttagaccactgcgccactcgggagatatacagtacatgcatgagtgaataactagcttactaacatttgATGTgagagtaatgattaataaatggtgagcAAACGGTTTATAAATGACTTAGGAATGGTTTATTGTggacccttaaaataaagtgttaccctagGGCTTGCTGGGCCCAGCAGAGGCAGTGCGGTCCCCTGGTCTTCTCGTCCCAGTGATGCTAGGCTTAGCAGCACAGACATCTCAGCTGCTGCAGTCAAGTGTAGTggacatatggagagagagagagagacatgtactGCCAGTTTATTTTGGCTCTGTATTATATATGTAATAGTAATTAACCCTTAGGATGGGGGGTATTAATAACTGTGTTTATTAATACACTACTACGATGTTGCTGGGCTCAGTACAGGCAGACTTTTTGTCCCAGTCTGCCCCTGGTAGCCTACACCAAGTACATTTTGACTGATGCCAATGTTATGTTCAACTATGGCTATAAGTTTACTTCCAAACATTATTATGATTGCGGTGTCGATGTATCATATAAAACAAGTGAGGTGGGCGATAT encodes the following:
- the sparta gene encoding spartin a isoform X1, whose protein sequence is MSLAEPAELLLIRDHYDRALDCLTRGLAADQAGQGPQALELYRRGRQHLTLGLEVPTRGPRNQGAPWDTARQLQQKMRETLTNISTRVANMETAGVMTAGQGGPALVDLVDLSSQCLYPTLGPLVPPVPQPGSSNPLLHLYPTLPPKATPTDSLPAGTTGTTMATSLPVIPALPLGLPGEQPPAYTPKPTDGHHSLAYGPAGGGGLGLGGAPQPRGEVGGDGEELLFLPRGVQMFFVSSDGQVGTPSYPGYLRIIRFSSQLKDMANGGASAFLHVCDWLYPLMPDTPVLLSTSGIFMFPDTMAGMPGSYVGVVLSSELPAADRHAFQDLLSQLTELRVQGPEEGAGSEIMNLSEKVPIGLPVEGAGAATGEEKPPLPEWSEMMSQGILAGASWLSKGFVRGAEATGKAIHKGASKLREHITPENVPAEVSPGVTKSLHHAKQATGGAVRVSQFLVDGVCTVAGCVGEKLAPHVKKHGSKLIPESMKNTKDGRSNLDGAMEVAVSSMQGLSTIWTGLETGAKNIGKSVTSETVTTVKHKYGDDVSKAMDTGIQSVINVGVAAFNVDNLGIKGVLKTAGKQTAKAVCKEQNNTTQATVGDHNHTVNGGPAEKEMRERKNKEEEKK
- the sparta gene encoding spartin a isoform X2 — translated: MSLAEPAELLLIRDHYDRALDCLTRGLAADQAGQGPQALELYRRGRQHLTLGLEVPTRGPRNQGAPWDTARQLQQKMRETLTNISTRVANMETAGVMTAGQGGPALVDLVDLSSQCLYPTLGPLVPPVPQPGSSNPLLHLYPTLPPKATPTDSLPAGTTGTTMATSLPVIPALPLGLPGEQPPAYTPKPTDGHHSLAYGPAGGGGLGLGGAPQPRGEVGGDGEELLFLPRGVQMFFVSSDGQVGTPSYPGYLRIIRFSSQLKDMANGGASAFLHVCDWLYPLMPDTPVLLSTSGIFMFPDTMAGMPGSYVGVVLSSELPAADRHAFQDLLSQLTELRVQGPEEGAGSEIMNLSEKVPIGLPVEGAGAATGEEKPPLPEWSEMMSQGILAGASWLSKGFVRGAEATGKAIHKGASKLREHITPENVPAEVSPGVTKSLHHAKQATGGAVRVSQFLVDGVCTVAGCVGEKLAPHVKKHGSKLIPESMKNTKDGRSNLDGAMEVAVSSMQGLSTIWTGLETGAKNIGKSVTSETVTTVKHKFRGLEGLLDNPSN